From a single Bacillus sp. NEB1478 genomic region:
- a CDS encoding glutamate-5-semialdehyde dehydrogenase, with translation MSTLQSTTKQLNVKQQAKLAQKASKKLALLTEKEKNEALLTIADELEKDSAYILEENKKDLSSGDEKGFSDALMDRLRLTEERVKDFANGLREVVDLKDPVGEILSGWTLDNGLKVEQVRVPLGVIGMIYEARPNVTVDATGLALKSGNAIVLKGGSNALNSNKAIVAVIHKSLAETKIPAEAVQFIASTDREAAGQLFTMKEHIDVLIPRGGGSLIKTVVENATVPVLETGVGNCHIYVDQFADVEKALAILENAKTDRPAVCNAAETFIFHEAWLETNKDKVQALFDKHGIVVHGDEKAAELLPDVIPANEKDWAEEYLSLAVAVKVVDSVEEAAAHIDKYGTKHSEAIVTEDSKNALYFLNAVDAAAVYQNASTRFTDGSALGFGAEIGISTQKLHARGPMGLPALTTIKYRMTGDGQVR, from the coding sequence ATGAGTACTTTACAAAGTACAACCAAACAATTAAACGTAAAACAACAAGCAAAGCTTGCACAGAAAGCTTCTAAAAAGCTCGCGTTATTAACTGAAAAAGAAAAAAACGAAGCATTGCTAACAATTGCAGATGAACTCGAAAAGGATTCGGCATATATTTTAGAAGAAAATAAAAAAGACTTATCATCAGGCGATGAAAAAGGATTTTCAGATGCTTTAATGGATCGTCTTCGTTTAACGGAAGAACGTGTGAAAGATTTTGCGAACGGTTTACGTGAAGTTGTAGACTTAAAAGATCCAGTCGGAGAAATTTTATCTGGCTGGACGCTTGATAACGGACTAAAAGTAGAACAAGTACGCGTTCCTTTAGGAGTTATCGGCATGATTTATGAAGCTCGTCCCAATGTAACAGTGGATGCGACAGGTCTTGCTCTAAAATCAGGCAACGCTATTGTGCTGAAAGGCGGATCAAACGCATTGAACTCAAACAAGGCTATAGTTGCTGTGATTCACAAATCTCTTGCGGAAACAAAAATTCCTGCTGAGGCTGTTCAATTTATAGCTTCAACAGACCGTGAAGCTGCCGGCCAGCTATTTACGATGAAAGAACATATCGACGTTCTTATTCCGCGAGGCGGCGGATCACTTATTAAAACGGTTGTTGAGAATGCTACTGTTCCCGTTCTTGAAACAGGTGTCGGTAACTGCCACATTTATGTGGATCAGTTTGCTGATGTTGAAAAAGCTTTAGCAATTCTTGAAAATGCAAAAACAGACCGCCCTGCCGTATGTAATGCAGCCGAAACATTTATTTTCCATGAAGCATGGCTGGAAACAAACAAAGATAAAGTACAAGCGCTATTTGATAAACACGGAATTGTAGTTCACGGTGATGAAAAAGCAGCCGAATTGCTTCCAGACGTTATTCCGGCAAATGAAAAAGATTGGGCAGAAGAGTATTTAAGCCTTGCTGTTGCAGTAAAAGTAGTAGACTCAGTTGAAGAAGCTGCAGCACATATTGATAAATACGGCACGAAACATTCCGAGGCAATCGTAACAGAAGATAGTAAGAACGCACTCTACTTCTTAAATGCTGTTGACGCAGCTGCTGTATACCAAAATGCCTCAACTCGTTTTACAGACGGCTCAGCACTAGGATTTGGAGCTGAGATCGGAATCTCCACTCAGAAATTACATGCTCGCGGTCCAATGGGACTTCCAGCATTGACAACGATTAAATACCGCATGACAGGTGACGGTCAGGTTAGATAA
- the qoxC gene encoding cytochrome aa3 quinol oxidase subunit III, translating into MAHAETHDPGTPLEYQSETGRLNILGFWIFLGAELALFATLFATYMVLMHRVGDGPPLGELFEVKSLLIQTFLLLTSSFTSGLAIHEMRRHNVKGLMIWMIITLAMGLGFLVFEIKEFVHFVGEGATIGTSAAWSGFFVLVGTHGLHVTVGIAWISMILLQVWRRKFTPATTAKLFISSLYWHFLDVVWIFIFTAVYLTGMVMYHG; encoded by the coding sequence ATGGCACATGCAGAAACACATGACCCCGGCACGCCTTTAGAGTATCAATCAGAGACTGGACGTTTAAACATCCTCGGTTTCTGGATTTTTCTAGGGGCAGAACTTGCACTATTTGCTACGCTGTTTGCAACATACATGGTACTGATGCATCGTGTGGGAGATGGTCCGCCGCTTGGCGAGCTTTTTGAAGTGAAAAGTCTTTTGATTCAAACATTTTTACTGTTAACAAGCAGTTTCACGAGTGGTTTGGCGATTCATGAAATGCGCCGCCACAATGTAAAAGGTCTGATGATCTGGATGATTATCACGCTCGCGATGGGACTTGGATTCCTTGTATTTGAGATTAAAGAATTTGTGCATTTTGTGGGTGAAGGTGCAACAATCGGTACTAGTGCGGCTTGGTCAGGGTTCTTCGTTCTTGTAGGGACCCACGGTCTTCACGTAACAGTCGGTATCGCTTGGATTTCCATGATCTTATTACAAGTTTGGAGAAGAAAATTTACACCAGCCACTACTGCTAAATTGTTCATCTCAAGTCTTTACTGGCATTTTTTAGATGTTGTATGGATCTTTATCTTTACAGCAGTCTATCTAACAGGGATGGTGATGTATCATGGCTAA
- the qoxD gene encoding cytochrome aa3 quinol oxidase subunit IV yields the protein MANKQAAVDHGGFPWKLLIGFVLSIVLTLVALWAALYTDFSITTILVVIFGFAFLQAALQLLMFMHVTENSQKNGITGRVQVGNVLFGFFVAIVTVIGSVWVLSAGHAKHDPQEHHNMNHEKMDHEKMDHDKMDMDH from the coding sequence ATGGCTAATAAACAAGCAGCTGTCGATCACGGCGGATTCCCTTGGAAACTGTTAATTGGTTTCGTGCTATCCATCGTGCTGACGCTTGTTGCACTATGGGCTGCGTTATATACTGATTTTTCAATTACGACAATTTTGGTAGTTATCTTTGGGTTTGCGTTCTTGCAGGCTGCCCTGCAGCTACTCATGTTCATGCACGTGACCGAAAACTCTCAGAAAAACGGAATAACAGGCCGCGTTCAGGTTGGAAACGTCTTATTCGGATTCTTTGTAGCGATCGTAACCGTAATAGGTTCTGTCTGGGTACTGTCAGCAGGTCATGCGAAACATGATCCTCAAGAACACCACAACATGAATCACGAGAAAATGGATCATGAAAAAATGGACCACGATAAAATGGATATGGATCATTAA